In the Vitis vinifera cultivar Pinot Noir 40024 chromosome 2, ASM3070453v1 genome, one interval contains:
- the LOC100257409 gene encoding uncharacterized protein LOC100257409 has protein sequence MAAHWVKSLQCKSKAFEDVYHPNPKNLIPGASCRKGVQSLKDVIETTKHKPRKPKPPAPKQPSSSRHQRSPKPEPGSAPVSRARQSVSARPARPAAPFFPALAEMPEGHPSRNVVEIIFHTSWSPKAFSGRIEMIFKVQNLPRTVTRFEEYREMVKSRAGSGGGTWEDDARCVADGNEVMRFHCLGPTSGGVYDGGAAAWVFPGGKGSAICTFSGSGGAHESGGGGRGRRAMLVCRVIAGRVSKQIGLDSLLEGRVGFDSVSGDNGELLVFDPRAVLPCFLIIYKL, from the coding sequence ATGGCGGCTCACTGGGTCAAGTCGTTACAGTGCAAATCCAAAGCTTTTGAGGACGTATACCACCCCAATCCCAAGAACCTCATACCCGGTGCTAGTTGCAGAAAGGGTGTTCAGAGCCTTAAAGACGTGATCGAGACGACTAAGCACAAGCCCAGAAAACCCAAGCCCCCGGCGCCGAAGCAGCCCAGTAGTTCCAGACATCAGCGGTCGCCCAAGCCTGAACCGGGTTCTGCTCCAGTGAGCCGGGCTCGTCAGAGTGTGTCTGCTCGGCCTGCGCGACCGGCGGCCCCTTTCTTTCCGGCGCTGGCGGAGATGCCGGAGGGGCACCCTTCGAGGAATGTGGTGGAGATAATCTTCCACACAAGTTGGTCGCCTAAGGCGTTCTCGGGTCGGATCGAGATGATATTCAAGGTGCAGAACTTGCCCAGAACAGTGACCCGCTTCGAGGAGTATCGGGAGATGGTGAAATCTCGGGCGGGTTCTGGCGGTGGCACGTGGGAGGACGACGCGCGATGCGTGGCGGATGGGAACGAGGTGATGAGGTTCCACTGCTTGGGGCCCACCTCCGGAGGGGTCTACGACGGCGGCGCTGCCGCATGGGTGTTTCCGGGAGGGAAGGGCTCGGCCATTTGCACATTTTCCGGCAGCGGCGGGGCCCACGAGAGCGGCGGTGGTGGGAGAGGTCGGAGGGCCATGTTGGTTTGCCGGGTCATAGCAGGCCGGGTCTCGAAGCAAATCGGATTGGACTCGTTGTTGGAGGGCCGAGTCGGTTTTGACTCGGTGAGTGGGGATAATGGCGAGTTACTAGTGTTTGATCCTCGTGCAGTGTTACCATGCTTTCTTATCATctataaattgtaa